Within the Aeromicrobium sp. Root236 genome, the region GCGGAGCAGCTCCTCGTCCTGGGCGGTGATCTGCGTGGCGGCGTCGGCCTGCGGGTCCAGCTCGGCGAGCGTACGGGTGATGGCGTTCATGAGGGCACCTCTGCGGTGTGGGCGGTGGGATGGGCGGGTACGCGCTGGGGACCCGGTGGGTCCGAGAGCGCGTCGCGCAGCTTGCGCCGGGCGCGGTGCAGGCGAACGGCTGCGGTGCCGGGCCGGCAGTCGAGCACGACCGCGACGGCCTTGACGGTCAGGTGCTCCCAGTAGACGAGCAGCAGGATCTCGCGCTCGTCGTCGCTGAGCCGCTCGATGGCCTCGAGCACGAGTGACCGGTCGTCGGCCGCGGCAGTGCCGTCGGACTCGACGAGCTCCGTGGTGTCGGTGACGCGCTGGGCGACGCGGAGCTGACGACGTTCGGTGCGCTGGTGGTTGGCGAGCGTGAACCTCGCCGTGCGATAGAGCCACGGCAGCCCACCGGCGACGGCCTCGTCGCAGCGCCGCCAGGCCGTCAGGTAGGTCTGCGCGACGACGTCCTCGGCGAGGTCGTCAGGCGCGCGCCGTCGGGCGTACGAACGGATCGAGGGGAGGGTGATCCGGTAGAGCGTCTCGAAAGCGCGGCGGCGCTCGTCCTCATCGGCAGTCATGACCGTTTATGTCCACGTCGCCGCCCGGCATTACATCTTCTGCGGCAGCCGGGGCCAGCAGTCGGTGCGGATCGTCGGGTCGAAGCCGGCTCCGGCGGCGATCGTCCGCTTCTCGCGGCCCAGGATGCCGGTCGCCAGAAGCAGGATCGCGACGATGTAGAGCCCCATGATCGCGAGTCCCGTGCCGGTCGCGTCCTTGTCGATGCGGTCGGCCTCGCCGAGCGCGATGATGCCGTCGGAGACCAGGAAGCAGGCGCCGCCGATCCCGGCCCGGAGGTCCGTGGCGAGCGAGGTCGAGGCCGTGCCGAGGAGCAGGGCGGCATACACCGGGACGATCGGCCGCAGCCCCACCTCGAGGCCGCTCCACGCCCAGGCGACGAGGCCGATCGCCGCGGCGACGTAGACCACCAGGATCCAGGGCTTGCCTCGCAACCGGCCGAGAGCGCCGCGGGCGATGAAGAACCGGATGAAGCAGACATGGGCCGCCGCGAACGCCGCCATGCCGACGACGAACACGTCGTCGCCGAGCTCGAGGAACAGGTCGCCGAGGAAGCAGAAGCCGAGCGCCGCGACGAGCAGCCTCGGCCCGCCCTGCTCCACGACCCACGCGGCGAGCAGCGGGGCGATGAAGCACTTGGTGATGCTGTCCCACGGCGTGGCGTCGGCGGCGTTGAGCGCCAGGTGCACGACGGACACGACCCCGAAGGCGATCAGCCAGGGACTCTTCACTGCCATCCCAGCACCGTACCGGTTTGCCGCACCGCGAGTTCGCTGGTTGGTCACGACGACCACGAACCTGAAAAGGTGGAGGCATGACTTCCCGGCTCGCCGTCCTGACCAGCCGATGGACCGGGATCGTGCCGGTCGCCGCCCTGATCGTCTTCGCCCTGGCCTGGCACCGTGACCTCCCGTGGCTCGCGGTCGCCGTCGTCTCGGCGTTCCTCGGCGGCGCCGTGCTCGCCGCGGTGCACCACGCGGAGATCATCGCCCACCGGGTCGGCGAGCCGTACGGGTCACTGGTCCTGGCGGTCGCCGTCACGGTCATCGAGGTCGCGCTGATCGTGACCCTCGTGACGACGGGAGCCAAGGGCAGCGAGAGCCTGGCCCGCGACACGGTCTTCGCCGCGATCATGATCACCTGCAACGGGATCGTCGGCGTCTCGCTGCTCGCCGCGACCCGCAAGGGTCAGGTCGCCCACTTCAACGCCGAGGGCACCGGCGCGGCCCTGGCGACGGTCGGCACCGTGGCGACGCTGTGCCTCGTGCTCCCGACCTTCACGACGGGCCGCTCCGGACCGGTGTTCACGCCGGGCCAGCTCGGGTTCGCCGCCGTTGCCTCGCTGGGCCTCTACCTGTTGTTCGTCGGCATGCAGACCGTGCGGCACCGCGACTACTTCCTGCCCACCAGGAGCGACGGGTCGGTCGCCTCCGACGACGACCATGCCTCGCCGCCCTCGGCCCGTGCGGCGTGGCTCAGCCTCGGCTTCCTCCTGATCGCCCTGGCCGCGGTCGTGGGCAACGCCAAGAACGTCTCGCCTTCCCTCGAGGATGCCGTCGACGCCGCCGGCATGCCGCAGGCCGTCGTCGGGGTCACCATCGCGCTGCTGATCCTGCTGCCGGAGACGATCGCGGCGGTTCGCGCGGCTCGCCGCAAGCGTGTGCAGATCAGCCTCAACCTGGCGTACGGCTCGGCGATGGCCAGCATCGGTCTCACGATCCCGGTCATCGCGATCTCGCAGATCTGGCTCGACGGTCCGCTCGTGCTCGGCCTCGGCTCGACCGAGCTCGTGCTGCTCTCGCTGACGATGATCACGAGCGTCCTCACCGTCGTGCCGGGCCGGGCGACGATCCTGCAGGGGGGCATCCACGTTGCGATCCTCGGCTCGTTCCTGTTCCTCGCCGCCAGCCCCTGACCAGCCCTATGCCTCCCGCCTGGCGTCGAGCCAGCGCATCGCCGGTGTCGCCGTGACGCCGTGGAGGATCACCGACAAGGTGATCGCCAGGCCGACCGTCGACCAGAGCAGCGGCACGTCGTGGAAGTCGGCGTGCCCCGTCGCGTACGCCAGGTAGTAGATCGAGCCGACGCCCCGCACCCCGAAGAACGCCGTGGCCGCACGCTCTCGCGGACCCATCGTGTTGGTCCCGACGCGCAGGTCGGAGCGGCCCGCGAACAGCGCGACCATCCCACTCAACGGGCGTACGACCAGGAGTAGCAGGACGGCGACCAGTGCCGCCTGCCAGGTGAGCGCCGACAGGAGACCATTCGTCAGCGCCACCCCGAGCAGGAGCAGGACGATCAGCGTCAGCAGCCGCTCGAGCCGTTCGATGACGTCGTGCATCAGCGCGTGGTAGTCGTGACCGCGCTCCGCCGACCGCATCGTCATGGCGCACGCGAACACCGCGAGGAAGCCGTATCCGCCGGCGACCTCCGTCATCCCGTACGCCAGCAGCACCGCAGCCAGCGCCAGCAGCGGCTCGCCGGAGTCCGCCGTGCGCAGCGAGGGCTGGTTGGACCGGAAAGCGATCTTCGCGAGCACCCAACCGACGGCGACGCCGATCGCCGAGCCCACGACGACCTTGCCGGCGAGGTCCCAGGCGACCCACCGGGCACCCCAGTCCGCGAACGAGCCGCTCGCCGCGAGGAGGATCGCCGCCTGCACGAACGGGAAGGCGAGCCCGTCGTTGAGACCCGCCTCGGAGGTCAGGGCGAAGCGCACCTCGTCGTCCTCGTCGATCTCGTCCTGGTCGCCCTCGGTCGTGGTCGGCCCCTCGACCTGCACGTCCGAGGCCAGCACCGGATCCGTCGGCGCCAGTGCCGCTCCGAGCAGCAGGGCCGCTGACGGCGCGAGGCCCATGACCCACCAACCCAGCCACGCGATGCCCGCGATCGACAGTGGCATCGCGACCGCCAGCAGGCGCCAGGTCGCGCTCCACTGCCGCCACGACCTGAACGACCGCAGGCTGAGCGGACGATCCAGCGCGAGGCCGACGCCCATCAGGGCGATGAGCACCGTGAACTCGGCCAGGTGCTCGACGAACCCGCGATGCGCGACGGGCGAGAACGCCGAGTCGTCGATGCCCGGCAGCAGCCCGATCAGCGCACCAAGACCCAGCAGGACGACCGGCGGCGACAGCGCAGCGGTCCTCAGCGCGTACGGCAGGACGACGGCCAGCAGGAGGGCCGCGCCGCCGAGGAGGTAGACGAGATGGGTCGCCATGACCTCTCGAGGCTACGGGGAGGAGCCCGCACCCGCCCCTTGAGCCCGGGGCCCCTCGAGCCACTCGGTGATGAACGTCTCGCTGGCGTGGATGTGGGTCGCGATGTAGCGCTCCGGCCCCACGACCTCGAACTTGTGCGGCGTGAGCTTCGGGACGACGAGCACCTGGCCCGCGACGCCCACGAGCTGCTCGCCGGCGACCGTGAACAACGCCCGGCCGCCCCGGATCACGAACGTCTCGGCGTACGGGTGCTGGTGCAGGTAGGGGCCCTCGCCGTCCTCGTCGCTGTCGGAGAAGATCAACGAGACCCCGGCGCCGTACGCCGCGCCCTCGATGCTGTCGAGGATGCGCCCGTCGGGCCGCGTGGTTCCTGTGGTGTGGATCACATGCATCCGGCCACGCTAGTCCGGAACGTGCCCACAGGTGAAGGCCGCTGCTGCGACAGGCGTAGGAACGGCCCCACGTACTGCCCTCGTGGTAGTCGAGAGTCACGGCGTACGGAGGACGCGCCGGACCGCGCTGGTTCGGGAGGGTGGTCACACTGCCGCGAGACCCGCGGCCCGTTTTCTCGGAGGATCCCCATGGCTGCATTCGCTCGATGGTGCTTCAACCATCGCCTCTCCGTCATCGGCATCTGGATCGCGCTGCTGATCGCAGTCAGCGGTGCCTCGATGGCCGCCGGTACGAGCTACTCCGACGCGTTCGACCTGCCCGGCACCGAGTCGACCAAGGCGCTCGACCTGCTGCAGAAGTCGCTGCCGGAGTCCGCCGGCGACGCCGACCAGATCGTCCTTCACGTCGACGAGGGCAAGATCACCGATCCGGCGGTCAAGACGCGGGTCGACGCGATGCTCAAGGAGGTCGGCTCGGTCCACTCGGTCGTCGGCATCACCAGCCCGTACGACGAGGCCGGCGCCAGCCAGGTCAGCAGCGATGGCCGCACCGCGTACGCCACGGTGCAGTTCGACAAGCAGGCCGACGAGCTCGCGCTCAAGGACATCGAAGCCGTCATCGACACGGCGCAGGACGCTCGGGGCGACGGGCTGCAGGTCGAGCTGAGCGGCCAGGCGATCGACACCGCGACGCAGGCCGGTCCGGGCAGCACCGAGCTGTTCGGCATCGCCGCGGCCGCCGTGATCCTGTTCCTCGCCTTCGGCTCGTTGCTGGGCATGGTGCTTCCGCTGATCGTCGCGATCGCCGGCGTCGGCGGCGGGATGATGTCCATCGCGCTGCTGTCCCACGCCTTGAGCCTGAGCGACGTGACCCCGACCCTGGCGGCCCTCATCGGCCTGGGTGTCGGCATCGACTACGCGTTGTTCATCGTGACGCGCTATCGCACGGGCCTGAAGATGGGACTCGAGCCGGAGGAGGCCGCGATCAAGGCGCTCAACACGTCGGGCCGCTCGGTGCTGTTCGCCGGTGGCACGGTCGTGATCGCGCTGCTCGGCCTGCTGGTGCTCAACGTCGACTTCCTCGCCGGCATGGGCATCGGGGCTGCCGTGACGGTGCTCTGGACGGTCGTGGCCGCACTGACGCTGACGCCGGCGTTCCTCGGCCTGTTCGGCATGCGGCTGCTGTCCCGCCGTGAGCGCCGGGTCCTCGCCGCGGAAGGCCCACAGCTCGAGGCCGTGGGCGTCTGGGCCCGCTGGGCCCGCTTCGTCGCGCGGCGCAAGGCGTTCGTCTCGGTCGTCGCGCTCGGCCTCATCGCGGTCCTGGCTATCCCGTTCTTCTCCCTGCGGCTCGGGTCCGCCGACGCCGGCAACAACCCGGCCGACACGACGACCCGCAAGGCGTACGACCTCCTGGCTGACGGCTTCGGTCCCGGCTTCAACGGGCCGCTGCAGCTCGTCGCCGAGCTCAAGTCGCCCGGCGACCAACAGGCTCTGAAGACGCTCGTGTCCGACGTCGAGGCGACCCCGGGCGTCGCCGCGGCCACGGCGCTGCCGATGAAGGCCGACGCCACCGTCGGCATCGTCCAGGTCGTGCCGAAGAGTGCTCCGCAGGACGAGGCCACGACCCGGCTCATCGACAACCTGCGCGACGACGTCATACCGGCGGCCGAGAAGGGCAGCACCCTGCAGGTGTACGTCGGCGGCAACACCGCGACGTTCGGCGACTTCGCCGACGTGCTGACCGGCAAGCTGCCGCTGTTCCTCGGCGTCATCGTCGCCTTGGGCTGCATCCTGCTGATGGTCGCGTTCCGCAGCATCGTCGTGCCGCTCACCGCAGCGCTGATGAACCTGTTGGCGGCCGGCGCGGCCTTCGGTGTGCTCGTCGCGGTCTTCCAGTGGGGCTGGCTGGGTGACCTGGTGAGCATCGGCAAGGAGGGCCCGGTCGAGGCGTTCCTGCCGGTCATCATGCTGGCGATCCTGTTCGGCCTGTCGATGGACTACCAGGTGTTCCTGGTCAGCCGGATGCACGAGGAGTGGACCCACACCAAGGACAACCGCCGGGCCGTGGTCATCGGCCAGAGCGAGACCGGACGGGTCATCACCGCAGCGGCGCTCATCATGATCAGCGTGTTCATCGCGTTCGTGTTCGAGGGTGAACGCGTGATCGCCGAGTTCGGCATAGGCCTGGCGGCGGCGGTCGCGGTGGACGCGTTCATCCTCCGGATGCTGCTCGTGCCGGCGCTGATGCACTGGTTCGGCGCCGCCAACTGGTGGCTGCCGGCCTGGATCGACCGCCGGCTGCCGCACCTGTCGGTCGAGCCGATGGAGGACGCGCCCGTGGCGGAGATCGCGGAGCTCGACACCGTCGACCAACCTGCGAGGGCGTGACAGGCTGAGCACGTGAAGCTGAAGGACGAGCTCGTCGAGCAGGCACGGTGTCATCCCTTCGGGGCTGACATCGTGCTTGCCGTCGCCCTCGGACTGATCGCGTTCCTGGTCCCGCACGACAGTGGCGAGCCGCCGAGCGGACCCAACTGGGTCCCGCCCGCGATCGTGATCGGCATGCTCGTCGCGATCGCGTTCAGGCGCGTCTATCCCCACACCGTGCTGGGCCTCGTGCTCGCCGGCACGGCCGTGGTGCTCGTTCTCGAGCACGGGAAGTCACCGATCCTCGCGATGGCGTTCGTCGCGATCTGCACCGTCGCCTATCGCGCCGAGCGCAAGGGGAGCATCGCGGTGTGGTTGGTCAGCGGGTTCATCCTCGCCGGCGCCATGGCCCTCGGCACCGAGTCGGTCCTCCGGTTCGAGAACTTCTCGGTGTTCGCGTGGACCGGATTCGCCGCGGCAGCCGCGAGCGCGGTCCGCTCACGCAAGGAGTGGTTCGCCGAGGTGGAGCAGCGCGCGATCGACGCCGAGGAGAGCCGCGAGGAGGAGGCGCAGCGCCGCGTCGTGGCCGAGCGCCTGCGCATCGCGCGCGAGCTGCACGACGTCGTGGCCCACCACATCGCGGTGGTGCACGTGCAGGCCGGCGTCGCGGACCACCTGCTCGACACCAAGCCCGCCGAGGCGCACGAAGCCATCGCCCACATCCGCCGGGCCAGCGGCTCGGTGCTCGACGAGCTGGGCGGCCTCCTCGACGTGCTCCGCCAGCCCGACGAACCCATCACGCCGACCGCGCCGGCGCCCGGCCTCGGCGGACTCACCTCGCTCATCGACTCGTTCTCGGCGTCGGGCCTCACTGTCGACGTCCAGGCCAAGGGCGAGCCCCATGCCCTGCCGCCGGCCGTCGAGCTCGTCGCGTACCGGCTGATCCAGGAAGGCCTGACCAACGCCCACAAGCACGGCTCGGGAACCGCCACGCTGGACTTCACGTTCGAGCGGGGCGCACTCTGCATCGACATCGCCAACCCGTGCCCCGGTGCGACCTCGCTCGGCGGCGCGGGCCACGGACTGCTCGGCATGCACGAGCGGGCCAAGGCTGTCGGCGGCACGGTCAGGACACACAACGACGGCGACGCGTGGCGCGTCGCGGCCCGGCTGCCCTTCGAGCCCGCCGTATGACGATCCGGGTGCTGCTCGCCGACGACCAGGCGTTGATCCGCAGCGGCTTTCGCGTGCTCATCGAGTCCGACCCCGAGCTCGAGGTCGTGGGCGAGGCGGCCAACGGCAAGGAGGCCGTCGAGCTCGCCCGCAGCACGCGGGCCGACGTCATCGTGATGGACGTACGCATGCCGGAGATGGACGGGCTCGAGGCGACCCGCGCGATCTGCGCCGACGACGACCTGGCCGGCGTCAAGGTGCTCGTGGTGACGACGTTCGAGACCGACGACTACCTGATCGAGGCGTTGCGTGCCGGGGCGAGCGGCTTCGTCGGCAAGGGCGTCGAGACCGAGGAGCTCCTCGCCGCGATCCGTACGGTCGCGGTCGGCGACGCCCTGCTGTCCGCGCGGGCGACGCGCAGCCTCATCACCAACTTCCTGGCCCAGCCCTCCGGCCGGCCGGTCGCGACACCGGCGGAGCTCGAGGTGCTGACACGACGCGAGCGTGAGGTCGTCGGGCTGGTGGCGCAGGGCCTCTCCAACGACGAGATCGCCGAGCAGCTGTTCGTCAGCCCGCTGACCGCCAAGACCCACGTGAACCGCGCCATGATCAAGCTCGACGCCCGCGATCGCGCCCAGCTGGTCGTCGTCGCCTACCAGTCGGGCCTCGTCAGCGCGGATCCTCCGGGCTGAGCGAGACTGGACGCATGATCCTCGACGGCGGACTGTCCAACGCGCTCGAGCAACGTGGGCACGACCTGTCGTCGGAGCTCTGGACCGCCGAGCTGCTGCGCGACGCTCCGCACGAGATCGCCGCGGTCCACCGGGCGTACTTCGAGGCCGGGGCCCAGGTCGCCACCACCGCGAGCTACCAGGCGAGCGTGTCCGGGTTCGTCCGTGCCGGCATGACGATCCCCGGGGCCGAGGCGCTGATACGCCTGAGCGTCGCGATCGCCCGGGACGTGCGCGACGAGGCTCCCGGCCGCCTGGTCGCGGCTTCCGTGGGACCGTACGGCGCGGTGCTCGCGGACGGCTCGGAGTACTCCGGGCGCTACGGGCTCTCCGCGACGGAGCTCTACGACTTCCACGGGCCGCGGCTCGAGCTGCTCGCCACCGCGGAGCCCGACCTGTTCGCGGTCGAGACGATCCCCGACCTCGAGGAGGCGACCGTCCTCGCGGGGCTGCTCGACGAGATCGGCATCCCGGCCTGGCTGTCGTTCACGATCGAGGGCGAGGCGACCCGCGCCGGACAACCCCTGAGGGAGGCCTTCGCCCTCGTCGCTGACACCGATGCGGTGATCGCCACCGGGGTCAACTGCTGCGCACCGGCGGACGTCCTCGCCGCCGTCCAGGTCGCCCACGACGTGACCGGCAAGCCCGGCGTCGCCTATCCCAACAGCGGACAGGCGTGGGACAGCGCGACGCACACGTGGCTCGGCGAGCCGTCGTACGACCTCGGGCTCGTGCCGGCCTGGATCGACGCCGGCGTCGCGTACGTCGGAGGGTGCTGCCGCATCGGGCCGGCCGACATCGCCGCGCTGGCCGAGAGCCTGGCCTGAACGACGGATCGCCGCCGCCTGCGTCCTGTGGTCAGATGGGAACCATGACGAGCCGCATCTCGCACACCACGATCGACTGCCATGACGCGCACGCGCAGTCACTGTGGTGGGCGCAGGTGCTCGACATGCAGCAGGATCCCCGTGACCCCAACGAGCCGGGCCACGAGGAGTGCATGATCTTCTCGCGCGACGGCCGGACCCGGCTGCTGTTCATCGAGGTGCCCGAGGACAAGCAGGTCAAGAACCGCATCCACCTCGACCTGCGCCCCACCGATCGCACCCAGAAGGACGAGATCGAACGCGTGCTGGCGCTGGGTGCGACCGTCGTCTCCGACCTCCGCACCCCGCAGGGTCTCGGCTGGATGGTCCTGGCCGATCCCGAGGGCAACGAGTTCTGCATCCTGCGGAGCGACCTCGAGATCCCGGACTATCACTCGCACCTCATCACCTGATGACGGAGCTGCTGCTGACCAACGCCCACGTGTACGGCGACGGGGCGTGGCAACCCGGCGTCGACGCGATCGCCGTGCGTGACGGTGTCATCGTCGGCCTCGGATCCGTCGCCGGTCTCGAGGGTCTCGTGCCATCGGCGGAGGTGGTCGATCTCGAGGGCGGCTGGGTGCTGCCGGGGTTCCAGGACGCGCACGTCCACCCCGTGCAGGCCGGCCTCGAGATGAACGCCTGCAACCTCGCCGAGGGGCACGACCTGGACGACTACGTCGCCACCATCGCGGCGTACGCGCTGGCGCATCCCCGGGCCGGGTGGATCGTCGGTGGCGGCTGGTCGATGGACGTCTTCCCGGGCGGCGTCCCCACGGCGGCGGTGCTCGACCGCATCGTGTCGGACCGGCCCGTCTTCCTGCCCAACCGCGACCACCACAGCGCCTGGGTCAACTCCGCGGCTCTCGAGCTGGCCGGCATCACCGCTGCGACACCGGATCCCGCCGACGGCCGCATCGAGCGTGACGACCGCGGGCAGCCGACCGGGGCGCTCCACGAAGGTGCGATGGAGCTCGTACGCCACCTCGTCCCGCGCCCTACCGACGACGACATCGCCGACGCGCTACAGACGGCTCAGGCCCACCTGCACTCGCTGGGCATCACCGGGTGGCAGGACGCCCTCGTCGGCGAGGGGCTCGGCATGCCGGACGCGCTCGACACCTACCTCGCGGCGCAGCGCGGTGGCACGCTGACGGCCGCGGTCGTGGGCGCGCTCTGGTGGGACCGTGACCGTGGCGAGGAGCAGATCGCCGAGCTCGTCGAGCGCCGCGAGCGGGCGGCCGCGGCGGGGTTCGACGCCGGCTCCGTCAAGATCATGCAGGACGGCGTCTGCGAGACGTTCACGGCGGCCGTGGTCGAGCCCTACCTCGATCATCACGGCCACGCGACGGACAACCACGGCCTGTCGTTCATCGAGGCCGCCGACCTCGCCCGCTACGTCCAGCTGCTCGACGCCGCGGACTTCCAGGTGCACATCCACGCCCTCGGCGACCGGGCCGTGCGCGACAGCCTCGACGCGATCGAGCACGCTGTCGCCGTCAACGGCCGGCGTGGCAACCGGCACCACCTCGCGCACGTCCAGATCGTGCGGCCCGACGACGTGTCGCGGTTCGCGGAGCTCGAGGTCACGGCCAACGCCCAGCCGCTGTGGGCGTGCCTCGACGACCAGATGGCCGACCTGACCCTGCCGTTCCTGAGCGCGACGGCTCGTGAGCAGCAGTACGTCTTCCGGTCCCTGGTCGATGCCGGCGCCCGCCTCGCGTTCGGCAGCGACTGGCCGGTGTCGTCGCCCAACCCTCTGCTCGGCATCCACGTCGCCGTCAACCGGGTGGCAGCCGGCTCCGACGCCGAGCCGTTGCTGGCCCGTGAGCGCCTTACGGTGGTCGAGGCGATCGAGGCCTACACCCGGGGCAGTGCGTGGGTGAGTCGGCGCGATCTGGCGACCGGCAGCCTCGCGGTCGGCAAGGCCGCCGATCTCGCGGTCCTCGACGCGGATGTCCTCTCGATCGATTCGGCGAGGATCGGGGCCGTCCGGGTCACCCGCACGTACGCACGCGGGCGGCTCGTACATCTGTTGTGACGTGTCACAATTCGCTGGAACCGCTGTGATTCCAGCCAATTGTGCTAGGTGAGGCAACAAATTGTTCACGCTCACATCTTGGGTGGGCTGTCACCGATCGACATGAAAGTTTCTTGAGAGATTTACTTGACGCCGGAGTTGTTAGCGTTAACAATTCAACGCAGGGTTCGCGTGGTCCACGTCACACAGTGGTTTACGTGAACGCTAACAACGGGGCCGCACCTCAATCCGAGGCAAGGCTTCAAGGACTCGAGCGGATGTCCGCCCGCGAGTGTCCTGGCTCTCCCGAAGTCGAGTGACTTGGGGTGTCCCATCCCAGATGGAGGAAACAGTGTTCAAGAAACTCATCACCGTGAGCGCGGGCGTAGTCCTGGCCAGCGGCCTGGCTGCCTGTGGCAGCAGCAGTGACAGCGGATCCGGCGGCTCGGGAGGCTCCGGCGACATCACCATGGGCTTCGCCCAGGTCGGCGCCGAGAGTGGTTGGCGGACAGCAAACACCAAGTCGATCCAGGCCTCGGCCAAGGATGCCGGCATCAAGCTCAAGTTCTCCGATGCTCAGCAGAAGCAGGAGAACCAGATCAAGGCGATCCGTTCGTACATCCAGCAGAAGGTCGACGTCATCGCGTTCAGCCCCGTCGTCGAGACCGGCTGGGACACGGTTCTGCAGGAGGCCAAGCGCGCCAAGATCCCCGTGATCCTGACCGACCGCGCCGTCGACTCGAAGGACAAGTCGCTCTACAAGACGTTCCTCGGCTCCGACTTCGTGCTCGAGGGCAACAAGGCCGGCCAGTGGGTCGTCGACAACGCCGCGACCAACGACGTCAACAAGGACGGCAAGATCAACGTCGTCGAGATCCAGGGCACGACCGGCGCCGCTCCGGCGATCGATCGCAAGAAGGGCTTCGAGGACAAGATCAAGGCCGACCCGAAGATCAAGATCGTCGCGTCGCAGACGGGTGACTTCACCCGCGACGGCGGCAAGAAGACGATGGAGGCGTTCCTGAAGTCGCAGAAGGACATCGACGTCGTCTTCGCCCACAACGACGACGAGGGACTCGGCGCGATCGAGGCCATCGAGGCAGCCGGCAAGAAGCCCGGCGTCGACATCAAGATCGTCACGATCGACGCGGTCAAGGACGGCATGACGGCGCTGTCCGAGGGCAAGATCAACTACATCGTCGAGTGCAACCCGCTCCTCGGCCCGCAGCTGATGGACCTGGCCAAGAAGGTCGTCGCAGGCGAGGACGTCCCGGCGCGTGTCGAGACGAAGGAAGGCGA harbors:
- a CDS encoding amidohydrolase translates to MTELLLTNAHVYGDGAWQPGVDAIAVRDGVIVGLGSVAGLEGLVPSAEVVDLEGGWVLPGFQDAHVHPVQAGLEMNACNLAEGHDLDDYVATIAAYALAHPRAGWIVGGGWSMDVFPGGVPTAAVLDRIVSDRPVFLPNRDHHSAWVNSAALELAGITAATPDPADGRIERDDRGQPTGALHEGAMELVRHLVPRPTDDDIADALQTAQAHLHSLGITGWQDALVGEGLGMPDALDTYLAAQRGGTLTAAVVGALWWDRDRGEEQIAELVERRERAAAAGFDAGSVKIMQDGVCETFTAAVVEPYLDHHGHATDNHGLSFIEAADLARYVQLLDAADFQVHIHALGDRAVRDSLDAIEHAVAVNGRRGNRHHLAHVQIVRPDDVSRFAELEVTANAQPLWACLDDQMADLTLPFLSATAREQQYVFRSLVDAGARLAFGSDWPVSSPNPLLGIHVAVNRVAAGSDAEPLLARERLTVVEAIEAYTRGSAWVSRRDLATGSLAVGKAADLAVLDADVLSIDSARIGAVRVTRTYARGRLVHLL
- the mmuM gene encoding homocysteine S-methyltransferase produces the protein MILDGGLSNALEQRGHDLSSELWTAELLRDAPHEIAAVHRAYFEAGAQVATTASYQASVSGFVRAGMTIPGAEALIRLSVAIARDVRDEAPGRLVAASVGPYGAVLADGSEYSGRYGLSATELYDFHGPRLELLATAEPDLFAVETIPDLEEATVLAGLLDEIGIPAWLSFTIEGEATRAGQPLREAFALVADTDAVIATGVNCCAPADVLAAVQVAHDVTGKPGVAYPNSGQAWDSATHTWLGEPSYDLGLVPAWIDAGVAYVGGCCRIGPADIAALAESLA
- a CDS encoding VOC family protein; translation: MTSRISHTTIDCHDAHAQSLWWAQVLDMQQDPRDPNEPGHEECMIFSRDGRTRLLFIEVPEDKQVKNRIHLDLRPTDRTQKDEIERVLALGATVVSDLRTPQGLGWMVLADPEGNEFCILRSDLEIPDYHSHLIT
- a CDS encoding ABC transporter substrate-binding protein; this encodes MSAGVVLASGLAACGSSSDSGSGGSGGSGDITMGFAQVGAESGWRTANTKSIQASAKDAGIKLKFSDAQQKQENQIKAIRSYIQQKVDVIAFSPVVETGWDTVLQEAKRAKIPVILTDRAVDSKDKSLYKTFLGSDFVLEGNKAGQWVVDNAATNDVNKDGKINVVEIQGTTGAAPAIDRKKGFEDKIKADPKIKIVASQTGDFTRDGGKKTMEAFLKSQKDIDVVFAHNDDEGLGAIEAIEAAGKKPGVDIKIVTIDAVKDGMTALSEGKINYIVECNPLLGPQLMDLAKKVVAGEDVPARVETKEGEFDQAQAKAALPSRQY